The sequence below is a genomic window from Coffea arabica cultivar ET-39 chromosome 8e, Coffea Arabica ET-39 HiFi, whole genome shotgun sequence.
AATTGGAGGATAGCAGAAGTAGGCAACAGAAATCATGTGCCTAATCTGGTTGACAAAAGCACGATGCAGAATGCCAGAGAACTTGCCATTAGACAATATATCCATAAGATTACCAAGATTGACCACAAGAGCTCCTTCAATGGGTGAAACTGTCACCCATCTGAATCCGTCGCGAAAAATCTGCAAACCCTCATGACTTTGATGAAGAACGGTAATGAGCAATGAATCTGTGTGAGGGGCTAAACCAATGGTACTTTTGGGATCTGGGCAGGGTGGAAAGGAATTGAGTAGCAATGCATCTTGGGACATTGATAGTTTCCAGTTCAGTTCATCTTCAGAGACTTCTAGCCACTTCAACATCAGGAGCAAGAGTTGGTATGCCAAGGAATTCATCATCTTTTGATAAGTTTCCATCACATCACTAAATGTATACATAAGCAagtaataataattaattaaaatgcaATCATTTTCGCTTACACAGTAATCTAATAGTACTATACTTGaattaaatttcatttatgTGTCTAATCTAATGTCTTTAGCGAAATTATTTTGAATGACAACTTGGATTTTGCATACTTGCAGTTTAGTATTTAAACTACTTAAAGCGTTCCCTAACTCTTAAACTTGTTAAGGATAGCCTTAACCTTAATCATTTTATCCAAAACTATGCccccaaaccaaaaaaaaaaggtgcaactTAAAGTCAGCAAGCGTGAGGATGCAGTTTTAATACGCTTAAAGGGGAAAAGAGTTAAGACAAGGGGATTAGGATTTCTTTTATTCATCTTTTGAGTTGATTTTGATAAAAACGGAGATGGATGAAAAATCAAGGGAAATGATGTATtgaacctcaaaaaaaaaatcaattaaaaggaATGAAATAAATTCCAGTACAACCTTAATTTTCATTTAAGTAGGCAGTACAAATTTGTCAGTTTGTCGACGTGCATGAAAGTGCATGGATAATTACCAAATACTACCAAATAAACGGACTTACCAAAAAGTTTTGTGGTCGTGGGGCCAAAGTACACTAGCGTGCTCAACAGAAGAACCTGCAATAAGGTTTCATGCCACAAATATTTGGTCACTAGCAGAAATATGCCGTGCGCAAATGTAATGCCCACAATGAGCATTATAGTGTATGAATTTAATAAAGTAGTATAATTGATATTTGCAGTATGATGTGTATAAATTATGTGGTGTAGGGGAGATAATTATAAAGATGGAAAAAAAGGATAAACTAACCATTACTTCAAATGACACCGCTATCCGAATCAAGAATCCAAAGGTTAGTAGAAATTATTTGTTTGCCATGTACCATGAAATTTGGTAAGCAGCGGATTGCAATTATAAATTAACGATATGGAGAATTTGGCATTAACAAAAAAGGAGATAATTAAGGTAGAATATAATAAACTTAATTATTTATCCCACCCTTAGTgaaatagataaaaaaaaaatttgtagccAAATAAAGCGAACACATAACTATTTGTAGGCAAAATAATTTGCTGTGattaatagaattaaagaaCATTAATTACAATTAATATATTTACACAACACGTATAGAAAAAgttcttccttcctttctcaGGGCATCTCGGCATAGCGTTTCCGGCATTTGGCATTTCGATCCATGATATGGTATGATACGAGACTTGCAAGAGAACTACATAAACGGCTCACAAGCATCTCCAACCGCAAAGTAGGGACATCAGACAAGAAGTAAAAGCAGAAGAAGATAACGTGGCATATACATAAAACGGAGAACAAAGTAGCTAATCATTGTTTGATAAAAGGAGAAGAACAGAGTTGGATCAGTAGACATAACGCCTCAATTACAATAAAAAAGTGTTAAGTACCTTTTGCTGAAGCAAGGAAAATAAGTAGCAACTTGTAGCTAGCAGAACCTGCAGGAAATCAAGAGGGCCAGGAAAAATAGCAATAAATGTCAGAAAACTACAAAGTgtagaaaaaataaaagcatgAAAACGAAGATGACAAAGAAAGCATACGAAACATATAGAACAGAGGCAATGTTTCAGCATGAAAGGCGACAAAAAGGAATAGAGGCAACAAAAAAACTGGGTAGAAGTGAAAGTAAAAATGAAAACTGAAGCAACAAGAGACAACAAtggaataaaaatgaaaacgatagttaagtACCTTTTGCTGAAGCAAGGAAAATAAGTAGCAACTTGTAGCAAGCAGAACCCGGAGGAAATCAAGAGGGCCAGGAAAAATAGCAATAAATGTCAGAAAACTACAAAGTGTAGAAACAATAAAAGCATGAAAACGAAAATGACCATGAAAGCATACGAAACATATAGAACAGAGGCAATGTTTCAGCATGAAAGCCGACAAAAAGGAACagaggcaaaaaaaaaactggataGAAGTGAAAGTAAAAATGAAAACTGAAGCAACAAGAGACAACAatggaatgaaaatgaaaacgaTAGAACAAACAGAATcgtaaaacaattaaaaatgcaGGATGAATAATAATAGCATCGTCAGGTAGAACAAAGCAGTAAGCATGATAAGTAGAAGAATATGGGGGAAAAAATACAAAGAGTATTACAAGAATAGGGATAGCGAAATTGGAGCAGCACTTACAGTAGATGTAATAACAAACAGCAGGAAAACAATAATAACACTGATTGAAGAAAGACGCACAAGGAAACagaggaaaggaaaagctcGAGAAGCGGAGGCAATGCATAAAACGaagcaaaagaagaaggaaagcaGGCTGaaatgcaagggaaagaaacTCAAATGATTACCTGGATTCTCTTGCATGCATGAGAACCCGGGAAAGCATGTCTAGAGAGGTGCAAATCTTGCATGGAGACGCCAAAAATTAATGGATTGTAGGCTGAGTATGCTGAGAGGTGACTCCGCCGACCAATAGAAGAAACAGGCAAAGTGTCTACTTATATTGGCTCGATTATTAATGTTTTGTTTTCATTATACTAATCTATCATTAGTATTAGGCTTATAATAATaagtactattattattatgattaaTAATATTTTCATCACAATATAGATAACATATTATACTAATCTATCATTAGTATTAGCCTTATAATAATAAGTACTATGATTATTATGATTAAGAATACTTTCATTACAATATAGATAAGATATATATCatataagaaaatatataaaaaaaaactggaaaatgaaaataaagcaaaaaataTTATGCCAAAGGGGAAAAAGATAGTCAGGCAGTACCCACAATAGAATAAATAATATTAAATACGGGATAAAAAAAATAGTATATTAAAAATATACTAAAGATTTATTTTAAAGGAGGAGAGGAAAAAAAGCATGGGTACTATATAAAGAAGAAGCAAATACTGAATAGCAAAATAATATATACAAAAGAATTTATAactaatataaaaaatatagacTAAATAGAAGATAGGTatgtaatatataatataatataatataaaaacAAAGAAGGAGCGGAAAAAAAAACAGCATGGGTATATAAAAAGAAGCAAATAATGGATAGTGACCAATCTGAATTCAGgggaaaaaaatagaagatAGATGGTGCAAGGAATGTGAAAAATGACAGTGCATGATGACGGAGGAGCAAAAAGGCCGCAACCCACTTAGGACCAGCAACAGGATTTGCACAGCCACGTGATTTGCACACGAGTAGGAGGACGAAAGACCAGCAACAATTCAACTAGCATTCCCACTTTATATAAAGTTCTTTATATACAATACTTCCAAAGTTAATGAACATTTGATGGTGTTGAGAAAACAATGTAGATGACCTATTAGTCTatttaaaaacagaaaaaaggaaactatggaaggaaataaaaaaaaaagggtatagTGTTTGTgtctgatatatatatatatatatatagagagagagagagagagaggaagagagagcaTTTGTTAAAGAAACAGGGTGGAATACAATTTAGGTTCTCAGGTCGTATTACGAAAGTTTACTATGAGCTCCAACGATTCTGACCTCATTTGGAGACAATAAAGACTTGGTAAATGGGATAATTATCTAGCACCATGCAAGCAAGAGCGTTCTCACCCCGTCACAAGAAACCAAAAGGTGAACCACTGGGTTAGTACATTGTTGGTAGAAAAAGTTTTGTAGTTGCTGGGAAGAACATATTGAGAATCACCTTAactgaaactcaaaatttttcacTAATAAAGCCAATTCCCAGTTAATTTCTCtaacttttcctttctttctatttttgaaTACACAATTTCCTTTTTGCTGTAAAAGTAGGGTTGAAAGCCATAACGCTCCAGTGAAGGCAGCAAATTCAAATCCCAGTATAGCAGGGGAAGTGACATAGCAAAATCTAtccaaatgacatcaaaaccAATATATGGTAGTTCATCACTACCTAAATTGACCCAAATGACATGCATCCTGACATAGGTTACATATCTCAACGTGGTGATTAGAATGAAACTCCATATTTTTAATAGGATACATGCAATCAAAATCCCGAAAGGTAAAAATATTGATATCATAAATACCGAAGAGATGGAGAAGTAGTTATGATTGGTTTTAGAAACAGACAAACTTGAAGTAGCTACTGATTGctaattctcaagaaaatatcccTCTATTTTCATTAGATTATCACCTCCAAAAGACCAATTACATGTCAACTTATAGGCAGGAAAAAATATCAGCATGTtgtttgtaaggatcgaagacaacctaagagggggggtgaattaggttttcaaaaaaaccagctaagatataggtcacttttcttcaaagcctacctttcttttctcaaagaccACCCAATGGATCAGATTACACGAAAGCACAGGTATCCATAAGATGAAGAGGAgaacagtttatatagaaaagctGTAAACGAAAATAGTgaaacaaaccaggcttcaaactCTACTGGAGTTTGAACAGCACTTTTATATACCaggttacttcaagttgaacaatctTGCAACCAATATCCTGTGTGcaagggaaggatcacttccttcttgccccaaaccacacttggtcaagcaaggaagttttacaaacaatCGAAAAACCCTcacaatgctacactattgaagaagctgtgtcacacttgaaaaactacaagagaattgcacaagctaagaatacaaatgttcctttggagtattctaacacttgaatcactcacaatctgatgtagacttgatgtgcaaagttgttctgaggtggttgactttgttctttttataggagaccagaaaattcttcaattaatgctgtcaacggatagaaggcaactgaagagtcaactagccgttggtgctgtcggacgtccgatgttcagtttttatgcgtccgaacgagatcaatgagttctggaagttttcttgaatctcttaggacgtccgatcccttatcatcatgcgtccgagggtaagaTGCACACTTGGAatttcctcttcaattccttcggacggccgatgtgtccagagtgttgcgtccgaagtgcagcaacgcttgtcggacgtccgaaactcaggtgttgagcgtccgatcgtgatcagtaattgtagaagccctggcttgtcttcttcggacgtccgagtctgagttcttcacaCGTCCGAAGGTAttcaaagaatgtcggacgtccgatactctccttttgtgcgtccgaaaACTTCCTCAGCACTTTTCatccttttttatcttcttttatttgctttaagtccacagacctgtttagtgttatttctgaaaaggatctctacaaagagtattagtaacatccatttattttgtaatcatcaaaagatgtgaattgagataaacaatctccccctttttgatgatgacaaaacatttGGATCGAGCAAAAAATATACGAGCTGGGATATAACAACTCCCCCTAACGAAGTGCATGAGTATTCAGGAAGAAACGCAACGCAACTCCCCCTGAAActgactccccctaactagTTACTCTATACCATCAGTGCTAAtccaattctccccctttttgtcatcacaaaagtgaGTATCAGTTTTGATACCAGCAGTATCAGATAACATCAGTATGATCCATCAGAAACATTATCAATAACACGCAATATCAGATAGTATCAGCAAAATCCATTCATGTTCAGCACAATTTGGAATCAACAGAGACATTCATAACGAACACATTCATTCAGCAGATTCCATAACAAACAAAATATTCATAACAAACACTTAGTTATAACATCCATAAACAGTAGAAAATATCCAGTTGTACAGACCAGGTGTACATCACTTAGCCAAAAGTTTTGCAataaaaaagatgaaatatagTCCTAGATTAAGGTGCAGTGACCTAGTAGTGCATAGatggtgattttagatgatccaggcctcctCCTGGCCAGACGAAACTGTTCAgggtcctcttcttcctcagtttcttcatcatcatcttcatatgCTTCCTCAGTtgctggagccttgcctttatccttgggctgagaactggaagctGGTGTGGTCTCAGTACCAGTAGTTGGCCCTGTGGGCTCAGGTCTTGGTTCTTTCCCATGAACATTTGCATTGTTTTCAGGTATTGGAGGGACAAcaagatttcttttttcaatgaaggaggattgttgggcaggggtcatggtcatcatgagaccatcttcaataagcatgacatgctgtttgaggtcttcaagcaGGGAGATGACTTCAGAATTGGATGCGAAGGACTTGCTGGCAAACTTtctaggatgaatggtgaaGGGAGAGACATAGTCTGACTGATCACGAGGAGTCCTAGGAAtgacaggggtttcatgaaAGTTTTTTCTTCTGGATTCAGCCACAGTCTCCTTATAGCACCAATGGCCATCAAAAaatcttaaattctttctttcaaaataagcttttgAGAAAACTGATGAAGCACTGTCTTTGGGAGATTTTTCAGAAAAAGGTATTTCAAAATGTGCAAAGATAGGAGTCAGAAATCTGCCATAAGAGAGCTTCCTACGACTGTCAGTGCtaattttgagcagaaacttgCACATTATAAAACCAAAGTCAATgcggattttttcaacaaagcagtagaaaagataaagttccattttgtttgcatctattctgtggccatcagttggcaccaacagattcgaaatgatggtgaagatgatcagattctgaggactgagatcatctaatcttgcctcagcaggagtattGACGTGAGTTTGAAAATAGGTTATGAGTTTGGCAATGTAAAAATGATGATAGGCAGAAggaaattcctcatatgaaaagaaatttacaatttttcctttgaaaccagATTCAATGCTAGTTTTCAGAATggaattcacaatgtcaggagttaacGTGATGTCTATagagttgaccctagagatgagttcagtgtgtgatttaccctttctaagattagcaaagaattgataaagcatgtcagggtaaaaggcattaggaatggtcagaagatgagtccatttctggaattcaaacagTTTAATgacaggttcaagatcaagcttacgaaTTTCGTAGGGAAGgatgagcctttgggtgatgaaccctttttgagagactaactcaaatctgtctttggcttcatcatcaatgaattttgggAGAGGAGTGGGTTCTGTTATGGGCTGTGTTACTGGATATTTCCCAGAACGTTTTCCTTTCGAGGTTTGTGTGGCAGATGCCCCAACATTCTGAGCCTCAGACCTTGTCCTTGGAGATTTCCTGGTGGAGGGTTCAGGTATTTACTGATTCTCAGCAATGTTTCGttcattctgctgatcaacagaggaatcagcagattgctttttcttggattggggaGTGCTTTTTCTCTTTGCAGTTCTCTTTCTTTTACCAGATGACCTTGTGACAGTTTCATCACCCTGGGTAGCCTGCTCTGGTTCCTTATTTCCACCAACAATGTTCCCTTCAGAGTTCTGCCCTTCACAATCTTCTTCTTAGGCGCCATAGGAGGTGGTTCCTCAATCTCAATGTCCTCATCTCTAAGCCTAAAGGACCGTCCGGCACTAGTAGATCCACCTCTGattctaaccatgatgcaatgtggatgTGTTTTTAATGCAGAACGTGTTGTACAGAGGAAGAATGCAGTATGAACAAGAATGAGAATGCACTGAAATGCCGCAGGGAGAGAATTataaaaagttagggtttcagaTGTGAATTGGGAACAATTGGGTAGTTGGGGGTTAGGAGTGATTTTTATGAGTGGTTAATGAGCAATAGGGGTGTAATGgagttggttgagtcaatttcttaGAACTTGGTTTGAtgagagaggaatttgaatttcaaatatgaAAGGAAACTGAAAGGTTGCGTCCGAGACTATGGAAGGTAATGAATTAGGAAGAATAGGTAACTGCCTTATAGTGctcaatttttgagtgtcgaACGTCCGATCGTATTGAAGCGTCCGACACATCCGTCCGAACCAGGATTTTTCTGAAACTGGacgaagaacactgtcggacgtccgttccaattcatcggacgtccgataaggattgaccaaaaaacaaaacttagaatattttttctgaGACGCCCAGTTTTGTTTTCAGgaacacaaattgatccaatggaagagcttttgtgaggatatcagaGATTTgctctttagaacaaacaaactgGACACGGATTATCCCCTttgagacaagatcgcgaatgaaatgatgctttatatcaatGTGTTTAGTCCTAGAGTGCTGAATGGGATTTCTTATCAGATTAattgcactagtgttgtcacagtagataggtacacattcatacactaaaccaaaatcattcaatgtgtttttcatccatagcaattgagcacaacaaacaccagcagcaacatattcagtTTCAGTAGTGGACAATGAGATAggattttgttttttactaaaccaagataccaaacaatttccaagaaagttgcatataccagtagtactttttctatctattttacaaccactgaaatcagcatcagagaatccatataaaggaagttcatgacattttggataccatAGACCAAAgtttaaggttcctttaagatatctaaaaattctttttactgcattcaagtgtgattcctttggacaggattgaaatcgagcacataagcatacagcaaacatgatgtcaggcctacgggcagttaaataaagtaaacttccaatcatacctctgtacttCTTTTCCTCAACTTTCGTACCTTCCTCATccttgtcaagtttggtagaggtgcacataggtgttccaacaggctttgaatcctccattccaaatcttttcagcagttccttggtgtattttgcttgatttataaatgttccatcttgggtttgaaccacttggagtccaaggaagaagttcagttctcccatcatgctcatttcaaattctttttgcatgatgatggaaaagtccttgcacaagctctcattagtagcaccaaatatgatatcatccacatatatttgcacaattaaaagatctcgtgagctttgttttgtgaAAAGTGTAGTATCTACAATGccccttttaaaaccattttcaatcaaaaatccactcagacgttcataccatactccaggagcttgctttaatccgtataaagcttttgagagtttaaaaacatgatctggataagatacattttcaaaaccaggaggttggtcaacatagacttcttgatctataaaaccATTCAAGAAagcactcttaacatccatCTGAAATaacttaaaattcttgaaacatgcaaatgctagaAACATTCTTATGGACTCCAGCCTAGCTACAGGTGCAAAggactcatcaaagtctatcccctcttcttgagtgtatcccttagccaccagcctggccttatttctaacaacctcccctttatcattcattttgtttctaaaaatccactttgtgccaatgataggatggtcTTGTGGTCTAGCAACCAGGGTccaaaccttgtttctttcaaattggattaactcttcttccatagctaaaatccagtgctcatcattcaatgcatcaacaacatttttaggttcaatatgtgatactaaagcaagattatctactAGGTGTCTAGAAGAACGAGTTCTGACCTTTtcagatggatcaccaattataagctccctgggatggttatgaacaaatttccaggttcTTGGTAGATCATTAGGAGTAGCGGTATCTCTGTCATTCACTTCTCCAGCTGGACTGTCTTGAGTATCAGCATCCTTTAAATCAATTTCTGGTGAAGCAGAGTCATGATCATTGATTGCTAACTTCTTTAGTTCTTGTTGAACACctgtatcatcatcttcaccacaactcatagaaatgtcaccattagattcatcaaacgTAATGTGTATCGCTTCCTCTATGATCagtgttctacgattataaactctgaaacctcttttgttttcacaatatctcaagaaaattccctcatcagattttttgtcaaactttccaagatgttccttgatattcaaaatgaaacatttacaaccaaatactttaaagtaaccaacaacaggctttttgTCAAACATAAGCTCATAGGaggttttattcaaaattggtcttagaagaactctgttcatggtataacaggctgtgtttatggtttcaacccaaaaatattttgataaattgcattcactaagcatggttttagcagcctcttggagagttctattttttctttctacaactccattttgttgggggactctagcaatagagaattcatgagtaatgccattatgatcacaaaattctggaaaaccacagaacttgaattctgacccattatcacttctaatcctaacaattttcaagccaagcagattttgcactttagcaaacaatgaagtaaaattcttaaaggcatcatctttatgagcaagaaatatcacccaagtatatctagagtaatcatcaacaatcacaaaacaatatctcttaccaccaaggcttgtagtttgtgtaggaccaaacaggTCAAGGTGCAAaagttcaagtggttttgaagta
It includes:
- the LOC113704823 gene encoding gibberellin 3-beta-dioxygenase 1-like, producing the protein METYQKMMNSLAYQLLLLMLKWLEVSEDELNWKLSMSQDALLLNSFPPCPDPKSTIGLAPHTDSLLITVLHQSHEGLQIFRDGFRWVTVSPIEGALVVNLGNLMDILSNGKFSGILHRAFVNQIRHMISVAYFCYPPIDSQVAPFAKSECPIYSSLTVKEYLEIRAKHMEDALSVIRIK